The proteins below come from a single Streptomyces sp. M92 genomic window:
- a CDS encoding acyl-CoA dehydrogenase family protein, whose translation MVTRKGPRPAPDYPPYALAGALDRELGDPARADLPFFPGRLRELDAAEDFPADQVRLLDAAGLPAHYVPARHGGALHSYEDLLHLVRVVARRDLTVAIAHTKTYLGAVSTWVAGSAEQARALGERVAAGAVVSWGLTEREHGSDLLSGTLTATRTPDGGYRLDGEKWLINNATRCDLICVLARTAPEGGTRGYSLLLVDRSTLADGTHTPLPAARTHGIRGADISGISFTDARVPASVLLGAEGSGIETVLRALQITRTLCASLSLGAGDHALRIATGFGLEHQLYGKRLIDLPQARRSLTEAYADLLTAEAVTLLAARGVHTLTEEMSVASPTLKYLVPTTVDQLITDMGQFLGARSFLSEDFAHGAFAKLERDHRIVGIFDGNSLVNLNALINQFGSLARGYRAGRTEADALATAADLGLPVPEFDPVRLELTSRGGNSVTASLPAGADALRALADAGAVPASLADRAAHLREVADETHERMAAHRPTPRDVPADAFDLAHRYTLCAAAAACVQIFLRNRAARTGGAWRDGLWLEACLARLAARLAPGRLPAEGTGDEEAVLDDLLPHLLDQHAGGHMFSLLPFPLAPSPDDAGRPVRSAAVPQLQETS comes from the coding sequence GTGGTGACGCGGAAGGGACCGCGGCCCGCACCGGACTACCCGCCGTACGCGCTGGCCGGCGCTCTCGACCGGGAGCTGGGCGACCCCGCCCGCGCCGATCTGCCCTTCTTCCCGGGCCGGCTGCGCGAGCTGGACGCGGCCGAGGACTTCCCGGCCGACCAGGTGCGCCTCCTCGACGCGGCGGGCCTGCCCGCGCACTACGTGCCGGCCCGCCACGGCGGCGCCCTGCACAGCTACGAGGACCTGCTGCACCTGGTCCGGGTGGTGGCGCGGCGGGACCTGACCGTCGCCATCGCGCACACCAAGACCTATCTCGGCGCGGTCAGCACCTGGGTCGCGGGCTCGGCCGAGCAGGCCCGTGCCCTGGGCGAGCGGGTCGCGGCCGGCGCGGTCGTCTCCTGGGGCCTGACCGAGCGCGAGCACGGCAGCGACCTGCTCTCCGGCACCCTGACCGCGACCCGCACCCCGGACGGCGGCTACCGGCTCGACGGCGAGAAGTGGCTGATCAACAACGCCACCCGCTGCGACCTGATCTGCGTACTCGCCCGCACCGCACCCGAGGGCGGCACCCGGGGCTACAGCCTGCTGCTCGTCGACCGGTCGACGCTCGCCGACGGCACCCACACCCCGCTGCCCGCCGCCCGCACCCACGGCATCCGCGGCGCCGACATCAGCGGCATCTCCTTCACCGACGCGCGGGTGCCCGCCTCCGTCCTGCTCGGTGCGGAGGGCAGCGGGATCGAGACGGTGCTGCGGGCCCTCCAGATCACCCGCACCCTGTGCGCCTCGCTGTCCCTCGGGGCGGGCGACCACGCGCTGCGCATCGCCACCGGTTTCGGCCTGGAGCACCAGCTGTACGGCAAGCGCCTCATCGATCTCCCGCAGGCCCGCCGCTCCCTGACCGAGGCGTACGCGGACCTGCTCACGGCGGAGGCCGTCACCCTCCTCGCGGCGCGCGGGGTGCACACGCTCACCGAGGAGATGAGCGTCGCGTCCCCCACGCTCAAGTACCTGGTGCCCACGACCGTCGACCAACTGATCACCGACATGGGGCAGTTCCTCGGCGCGCGGTCCTTCCTCAGCGAGGACTTCGCGCACGGCGCGTTCGCCAAGCTGGAGCGTGACCACCGCATCGTCGGCATCTTCGACGGCAACTCGCTGGTCAACCTCAACGCCCTGATCAACCAGTTCGGTTCACTCGCCCGCGGCTACCGGGCCGGGCGCACCGAGGCCGACGCGCTCGCCACGGCCGCCGACCTCGGCCTGCCGGTACCGGAGTTCGATCCCGTACGGCTCGAACTGACCTCCCGGGGCGGCAACAGCGTCACCGCGTCGCTGCCCGCCGGAGCCGACGCGCTGCGCGCGCTGGCCGACGCCGGCGCGGTGCCCGCGTCCCTGGCCGACCGCGCGGCGCACCTGCGCGAAGTCGCCGACGAGACCCACGAGCGGATGGCGGCCCACCGGCCCACACCCCGCGACGTGCCCGCCGACGCCTTCGACCTGGCCCACCGGTACACGCTGTGCGCGGCCGCGGCGGCCTGCGTACAGATCTTCCTGCGCAACCGGGCCGCCCGCACCGGGGGCGCCTGGCGCGACGGCCTCTGGCTGGAGGCGTGTCTCGCCCGGCTCGCGGCCCGGCTGGCGCCGGGCCGGCTGCCCGCTGAGGGGACCGGGGACGAGGAGGCCGTCCTGGACGACCTGCTGCCCCACCTCCTCGACCAGCACGCAGGCGGACACATGTTCTCGCTGCTGCCCTTCCCCCTCGCCCCCTCCCCGGACGACGCCGGGCGGCCCGTCCGGTCCGCCGCCGTACCGCAGCTCCAGGAGACGTCGTGA